In Glycine max cultivar Williams 82 chromosome 15, Glycine_max_v4.0, whole genome shotgun sequence, the DNA window AGTTCATTTTTAGCATaatgattaaatcaaaattgataTCTGACTTAATAATTGACTAATGTTTTAACAATTATTGATTACAGTCATAGAGTTTTATAATGTAACTATATGCTAGAATAACGGAATAAGTGTTTTTTGAAAAAGCATTCTCTTCTCTAGTTTCCTAGGAAATGCTAGAATTTGTGAGCCTCCGCatcatgttaatattttttgtagtaGTTAAATTAAAGCTTTTGACAACAGGTTATCACTGGCATCGCACTTCCTGTTGGATCCGACAAACTTTATTCTGGCAGCACTGATGGGACAGTTAGGATATGGGACTGCCATACTGGTCAATGTGCTAAAGTCATCAATCTTGGTGCTGAGGTTACCTCTTTGATCAGTGAGGGGTCATGGATTTTTGTTGGTCTGCAAAATGCTGTCAAGGTAAGCTCTTATCtgtcattgttttgttttgatgtaTGATAATGTCTAATCATAGGAGTAGTACATGCAAACTGATTATGTGGCTGTGGTTGTTGTGAAGGCTTGGAATATCCAGACCATGTTAGAGTTTACTCTTGATGGACCCAAAGGCCGAGTCCGTGCCATGACTGTTGGCAACAATACACTCTTTGCTGGTGCAGAGGTAACTAACCATGTTATTAATATTGTCCAATGATATTCCCCTAACCGAATTCTTTTTTTCTGCGGtgagttaaaatttgttttatttaaaatttcaggaTGGTGTCATTTTTGCTTGGAGAGGAAGCTCTAAAGCCGATTCTCCTTTTGAACTGGTTGCGTCACTCACTGGCCACACTAAAGCAGTGGTTTGTCTGGCGGTTGGATGCAAGATGCTGTACTCCGGGTCCATGGACCAAAGCATAAAGGTATGTCTGTTGTTGaggattctatttttctttattaacatGAGAATTTTTTCTGAGAAAAGGatatgtaattttctttgaactgTCCTATAACGACCGGATGTTGTTATTTTGTCTTCTTCAGGTCTGGGACATGGATACATTACAGTGTACAATGACACTAAATGATCATACTGACGCAGTCACATCCCTTATCTGTTGGGATCAATATCTGTTGTCAAGTTCATCTGACCGCACAATTAAAGTCTGGGCTTGCATTGAAGCAGGATCTTTGGAAGTGATATATACACACACCGAAGAAAATGTAAGCGTTGACTTAATCTTATGTGTTGAAATATCATTTggttttattttcatgtgtaaGAAGTCAAGCTGATATTTCTTATATTGCTGACGAGTTGGTCAATCTCCTaagttgatgatttttttatattacaggGTGTTGTTTCAC includes these proteins:
- the LOC100799101 gene encoding zinc finger CCCH domain-containing protein 48 isoform X2, producing the protein MDTKFARRTERIGRTTCSYRRAGKCNRNPCRFLHIETPSPPAACGYGNTAYSYGKKPHSSSENTPKYGSKKALLGDNGDRGDATRVAKAFKKSSPRICKYWINNNCVHGEQCLYLHSWFRGDGFSTVTKLQEHKKVITGIALPVGSDKLYSGSTDGTVRIWDCHTGQCAKVINLGAEVTSLISEGSWIFVGLQNAVKAWNIQTMLEFTLDGPKGRVRAMTVGNNTLFAGAEDGVIFAWRGSSKADSPFELVASLTGHTKAVVCLAVGCKMLYSGSMDQSIKVWDMDTLQCTMTLNDHTDAVTSLICWDQYLLSSSSDRTIKVWACIEAGSLEVIYTHTEENGVVSLFGMPDAEGKPILFSSCRDNSVHMYELPS